In Cyprinus carpio isolate SPL01 chromosome A14, ASM1834038v1, whole genome shotgun sequence, a single window of DNA contains:
- the ccng1 gene encoding cyclin-G1 produces MIDQVTGAVALPFTVQLKALLDQEARCQPKLCGLRVIECAQDNGLRMTVKLRDFQVRELLSLTRFFGFSSETFSLAVNLLDRFLAVMKIQPKHLACVGLCCFYIAVKTSEEEKSVPLASDLIRISQNRFTVHDMMRMEKIILEKLYWKVKAPTALHFLRFFHSRVQEQLDAESKRILNIERLEAQLKACHCSFTFTKIKPSLLALALLALEMEDQHACEPLPALREALDALQDTLTVKAGDLVCVRELVAKCLAEYASTKCLKPNGQRLRWMISGRTARQLKHSYYKIAHLPTIPEYAC; encoded by the exons atgATTGATCAGGTGACCGGAGCTGTGGCTTTGCCCTTCACCGTCCAGCTCAAAGCTCTTCTGGACCAAGAAGCCCGATGTCAGCCCAAACTCTGTGGACTCCGGGTCATCGAGTGCGCTCAGGACAACGGTCTGAGGATGACGGTCAAGCTGAGAGACTTCCAAGTCCGAGAACTTCTCTCCCTGACGCGGTTCTTCGGCTTCAGTTCGGAGACGTTCTCCCTCGCTGTGAATCTTCTCGATCGGTTCCTGGCTGtgatgaag ATCCAGCCCAAGCATCTGGCCTGCGTGGGTCTCTGCTGCTTCTACATCGCTGTGAAGACGTCCGAGGAGGAGAAGAGCGTCCCCTTGGCCAGTGACCTCATCAGGATCAGCCAGAACCGCTTCACGGTCCACGACATGATGAGGATGGAGAAGATCATTCTGGAGAAGCTGTACTGGAAGGTCAAGGCTCCAACCGCCCTCCACTTCCTCCGATTCTTTCACTCTCGCGTCCAAGAGCAGCTGGACGCAGAAAG TAAGCGGATTCTGAACATCGAGAGGCTGGAGGCTCAGTTGAAGGCTTGCCATTGCTCCTTTACTTTCACGAAAATCAAG CCTTCGCTGCTTGCTCTGGCTCTTCTGGCGCTGGAGATGGAAGATCAGCACGCGTGTGAGCCGCTGCCTGCTCTCAGAGAGGCTCTGGATGCTCTGCAGGACACTTTGACT GTTAAAGCTGGAGACCTGGTTTGCGTGCGGGAGCTAGTGGCTAAGTGCCTGGCTGAATACGCCTCCACCAAGTGCCTGAAGCCAAACGGCCAGAGACTGCGCTGGATGATCTCGGGCCGAACCGCCAGACAGCTGAAGCACAGCTACTACAAGATCGCCCATCTCCCCACCATTCCCGAATACGCTTGTTAA
- the nudcd2 gene encoding nudC domain-containing protein 2 translates to MSVHFEERSGVVPCKTAWGSWYQTMEEVYIEVSVPPGTSAKEIRCEIGSRQIDLRVREQQVFKGKLFGSTVSDEATWTLEDRKLIRIVLMKSNREAGNCWGSLLEGEYAADPWVQDQMQRKLTLERFQRENPGFDFSGAEISGNFHGGGPDFSSLQK, encoded by the exons ATGTCGGTGCACTTTGAGGAGAGGAGCGGCGTGGTCCCGTGTAAAACCGCGTGGGGCTCGTGGTACCAGACGATGGAAGAGGTTTACATCGAAGTCAGTGTTCCTCCTGGAACTTCCGCCAAAGAGATCCGGTGTGAGATCGGGAGCAGACAGATCGATCTGCGCGTGAGAGAGCAGCAGGTGTTCAAG GGGAAGCTGTTCGGATCCACGGTCAGCGACGAAGCCACGTGGACGTTAG AGGACAGGAAGTTGATCCGGATCGTCCTGATGAAGTCGAACCGGGAGGCTGGGAACTGCTGGGGGTCTCTGCTGGAGGGCGAGTACGCGGCCGATCCGTGGGTTCAGGACCAGATGCAGAGGAAGCTGACGCTCGAGAGGTTTCAGAGAGAG AACCCTGGCTTTGACTTCAGCGGAGCGGAGATCTCGGGGAACTTTCACGGTGGAGGACCAGATTTCTCCAGCTTGCAAAAATAA